The DNA sequence tatttaatctgtttataaacatttataataacgttgatatcgtttatgccacaaacttatttagaggcttatgaaaaactggtgaaaaacacactttctaaaaaaaacagaatcttctatgaccattactaggcaagagagcattttatatttaaaaccaaagaattttattcttaaaatcatacttccattgtctattaacagtaagagctgaaaattgaagggaccctaaatgaagatctgaattgtgcgttccaacttacataatggtatatgcggtaaagaagtaaaaatttataacccgttaaaatgatggtattcgtaaaattccgcttcggaaaagtagaatggagaaccatttgagctcggttttttttttagatttgaactttttcaaaatgaagcgcgattgcagaatttgcaatatcttggcttctgtggcacgtaaaacataatttttttttaaactgggataggtcaacaaaaagttgtttacataatcgctttttacgataaacaaatccttactatttttattagttacattacataccattatgcaaaaacaaagttattaaaatttataaatttctgcaaaatcaaggggttttttgcaactattttgatgaattctttatatattttaatttagaaactcacaaatggaagaactttttgaatctacaatttttattttaactatttttctggataaaaaacatttatagccaaaatcacctgtatgtcttcacagatttattattaactaaccctcatatatcttttagaaccttcaaatatctgtataaaatttttacgtgaaaccaataattttttcccagatggacctttgtataaattagttctccgataaagatgaactaaAGATgatctacttttcaatacaataactaaaaatagctaaagaaatacatatttaaatatctaatactttgtttatgtttattaacttgatatttattcactaatttgtttttccgaagtttattatatcataattataataccaacgaaaacgtaaaattcaaattaatgcatctcgaatatgacgcgtgcaccctggcgataataaaaaatgatgaatgaaaaaaaaattaaacattttttcaagttaattacgtaacggaaacggtgtaaaataaaagaatataaaaaaagtttctatttacttaccagagtgtaatatccatctttgagaagccgaaggatttttgtcggaaatctgaacattcttaatccatgaatattgtatggtgataaaccacatttgtaataacaacaaatatttccggccatctgtaaaaaaccatttatttattatggaagtaacattattttaatttaaaatcaattttttcaaatattattgaaTGTATGTagtatccggtaaaatttatttctaaatacctaatttgttttctcatacaatgtttttttatgttttaaacacatgtaattaaaatgttttacttacctcggaccaaatttttgtaatacacttccaaataaaataaaatatttaaattctttaaacttatttagatataggaagccacagtacgtttatgtacaattttagttgacacgatatttactagttgatagtaataactctattttaaatgaatatcttaagtgattcaaggtctgttttttgtaacttttgtaagtaaacctgttgctactatgtcagtgaaatattgcaacgctggtgaatttaattcagtggatcaaaaatggacgtttagtttagtccttaactttttcacatagcaccatctagtataatgtatatcaaacaaacaatggtatattaaaatctattgagacagaaagagtggtgacatctagtgactgtctcaattagaatcaaacaaatttatacattgcgttggctaactagtcctatttaaacaatggctGTAGTTTATATTTGTTATTACCTCTaggaaaattttgttttattaattataaatgttTGCTCCAGGTTGTGCAATAAATTGTGAGAGAAAACAAGAATATATTACTATGATCATGGAAATGGAAGAATCTATTCAGCAAAATATTATGCAGGCAATTCAACAACTTGATGAGGTTACAGGAGGACAAGGCCGTTCAGGTTTGAGTCTATTAATTTTAGATAGTGATACAAGAGTTATGAAGCTAGTCAGTGACTTGGAATCATCAAATAAGTCAAGAGAAGCTCTAACACAACAAGTAGAAACTTTGGAACAACAAATACAAACGCTTTTAGATGAAAAGAGGTTGCTGCATGAACAAAACCAGATGTTAATTGAAAAGGAGGCTAAAAATCCCCAAGAAAACATAAGGAAGCAATTAGAATCCCTAAAAGATGAGCTCTTTAAATCTGAAGTGATAAGGGAAGACTTTAAAGGAAAACTTTttgaacaagagaaacaaattctTACCTACCAAGAAAAGATCAACGAACTTCAAATAACTGCTAATGAATCAGCTAAATTGAAAGATGAAATAGATGCTTTAACAGAATCTGCAGGAAAGGTTGTGGATCTAGAATTAACAGTGGCATCATATAAAAAACGCCTGGAAAACTACCAGGATATAAAGAGAAATCTACAAAAGCtagaagaaaaacaaatggaATACATCCAGAAAAAtatggaacttgaagaagaattGTCAAAAAACAGTACTTGGAAAGCACAATGTGAGGTATACAAAAACCAAATAGTAGAATTACAACAAAAGCTTGATGAAGAAGCTCAAAAAGCTGACAAAGCTACATTTAACTTGGATAAAATTAAAGCCAAATTAATTAGTTTACAAGGAGAAAAGGAAAGATTGATTCTAGAAAGAGATACtttaaaagaagaaaatgaagaatTAAAACTTGGTCCAAGGGAAAGTGGAGCAGCTGTTTCCCAAGAACTTACCCCAACAGAAATGGAGAAAAGACTTAAGCTTatggaaaaagaaaataaaacactTAGAAGTTCCAGTCAAGAAATGGAATCAAAACAACTACAACTTGACAGTGCTCTTAATAGGATTGAGAAACTTCAACAAAAAAATCGAACCCTAAATCAGACAGTATTAAAATTAGAAGCACAAGTGGAAGAGCTTAAAACACAGCAATCAGAAATTCAAGGAACTTCTAGTGGCAGTTCAATAGTCAAAGAGTATAGGCAAAAAATAATTGCCTACCAGGAAGCATTAGCATCTAAAGACAATGAATTACAATCTTTACAAACTAGATACAACAGAAATGTTGGAAGAGCTCGTGAAGTAGCACAACAACTTGAATTCAAATCCAATGGTGATTCTGATAATGCTTCACTAAGGCAATCTAccataaaagaaatagaagagcgGTTGATTACTGCCGCTTTTAATAAACTAAGTCTGAATTGCCACAGAGAAAGTATGGATGAGAGATTAAGCGTTTTACATGGAGGACAAGGACAATCTTTCTTATCGAGACAAAGGCAGCCTACTCCAAGAAAACCTATACAGAGATTCAAACCTAAATAAGAAAATTACATTAGTCTATTGagtgaaaataatttattttattctaggTATGCACGAGTtgtaaagatttttatttattatagacTTAAGTGGGAAAGAATGTTATTCCCAactatttttattgatattatatatatatatatatatatatatatatatatatatatgtattgtatATAATGACAACTATCATTGCTCCAGAAGTATAATGACAACAGTAAAATGttgaaaaatgactttattgTGTTTGAAGGATCAAAACTGCATTCTCTACATATTTGTAAATTGTCATAACTGTACTTACCAATTTCGCCAAGACCAGTGATTTCATAAGTATAattatgatgatttaaaaatatatagaaaatgcaGTTTTGATCTCTCCAACAcaataaagtcatttttcaagattttacaataattttgtcaTTATACTTCTGGAACAgctatatatacatattaaatatacagtggaacctcgattatccgtcagggcaccggaccaagggtatgacggataatcgaaaagacaattaaaagaacattaaaaaaattcatagtataactcccaaattttatttgtatgttttatttgtcaatataagagggatttatgttagtacagtcgaatcaatttgatttaaaatattccggaatttttgtttgttttattgttactttatATTTTGCAACGGCTGAATTTCTTAATCGACGTAAAATCGTCAAATCTACCTTATTTGTTTCTTCTTGCCGAGAATTCCACTCGATGAATTGTTGTATGTGCGATGCAGCTTCTCTAGCTTCTTCACGCAAATCTTTGTGAGTTGCAATCATCAACATTGCCACCCCAGCCATACTTTTCAATTCATTCAGCATTTTTCTTTAAGATTGTTGTTCTCGGAACATTATAGCAGAAACACTTTTCTTTCGTTATGCAATAATATgcaataatttctatttttttttttcgtttgacAAAACAACATGTTTTCTTTTTGATGCTCCAAATGTGGAAGGCTCCATTTTTTAAAACTTAATGAATCAAAGGACTAAGTGACACAATCAATATTCGAATTTGAATCAAACTGAATTATGGTGACACACAGATATtgactgtaataattattgtgctgtGGCAATTTAggactaaatttttacttatgtagtcaatataacttatgtatgAACGCTGACGGTTGACAGAggtgacggataatcgaggttccactgtatatatatatatatatatatatatatatatatatatatatatatatctatatatatatatatatctatatatatatatatatatatatatatctatatatatatatctatatatatatatatatatatatatctatatctatatatatatatatctatatatatatatatatatatatatatatatatatatatatatatatatatatatatatatatatatatatatatataatgtgtgtgtgtgtgtactatatattatacattttatataGTCATAACACATTTCTGTTATGAATCGCTGTATATCCACTGATTCTTGGTACTAATTATAAAGAATAAGGAGGTATACCTAAGACAACACAGATATTAACCAAAAACCAAAATAAGTTTTAAACAgtactaatttattaaaatttttttaataatagacctaccaaaaaaaaatgtttcaatttttttattaaaatttattttattatatattatataaaatatgtgtcTCATTTAAAAGTAAAATAGGAATGCTTAAAAACTTTTCAAAATCTTTGTTAGtgccaaaaattaaaaaagctaGAAAATAAATGGTATTtggatttttaataattaattacgCAAAACTATTTTAGGAATGGAGTAGGAATGACTTTCGAAATTTGACTGTTGGCACAAAGAGAAAGTACTTAGAGAGAACGATATGGATGAATGCTGAGACTTGATTAATTGATTTTTTAACATAGTTTTCAGGTCCAGTTTACAAGTGGGTATGCTTATTGTAGGATTTTTAAAGTCATTCCTAGTTTTGACTATTTCAGTATTAAAACAGTAGGAAAAAATTCATCCTGGGAAAACATTAATTGCACATATTGTACTTCAATTATGTTGAAGTTATATTTATAATTCAATTATGTTAAAAGAAGAATTATATATTGTATTACAATATATACTAATTTGTTGGCAAATAGTGAATGTAACAGTTTAAATATAAAAGGATCTACAGTTAAGAGTTCCAATTTAATTGTCTATGTCACAGTTACATGTCTTCTTTCTTCAAACTATGTTCTCAGGGATGTTTTAAGATTTGATTTAAATTTGATTACAACATTGCAGTAATGTTTGCTTTCATTTTTGTTGTCctttttctttttactgttttCTTAGATTTTTCTATTGCTTTTATTGTTTAAAGGATATTGTACAAATCTCATAAACAGTACTGCTTTTATTTtctagttttttaattttaaataaaatgttatatactCCATTAAAATCTTAACAGTATTGTGATATATTTAAAGATGCATATTATATAATAAAGAAAACTTAACTTTGACTTTGAACAGGTTGTTGTACTATTTTATAACGAATGGTATTAAATAGCTATATTTTAGATTTGTTTTGATTGTGTATCCTTCTCATTATTAGTCTAGGGTAAGATATCTTTTGCCTTAATACGAAATATATTCTAGGCACTCTAACCATTTGTACCTAATTGTAACTGTTTGAATTAGAAATTTAAATTGCTTCTAAAAGTTTTTATGATTGACATTTTTAGATGATCAGACATTTTATTATGAATAGTAGAGTATCATGAAGATATTCACGAATtaactaaataaattttatgttttgaGATTTTAAATTACTGGACCAAAATTAGTTATatgaaaatttatatattttaagtaaaatagtgaatatattttatgtttaaattaaatgtGTTATATATTACAAACCTTGTATCTTTGGCCAAGTAATATAAAAACATAGACAAGAAGATTGCTGGAATAAGCCTATGATTCCATTGAGTAACTTAGATGTCATTTAATCCCAAAGCTTACCATACCATTTGGGATAGTGGAGATACAAAGAACAGAGATAAGATGCTTTTTGATTACCTTTGCACTACTGAAATTAATTTGCTGAACAATAGAATAGCAGAATCACTGATTGACTTCTATGTTCTATGGGGATTGGGGATATAACATCTAAATGACATGTGTCTGATGCGATATTCTTATCGGATTATGCACACTTATGCTTTGAGACAAATTCAGTTAAACTGTAACCGAGGTTTTATAGAAACCCTAAGGTGACTGATTGAGAATTCTTTCCTACCTCCTTGGGAAACTGAAAACCTATAATAAGACAAGCATATATTATCATCGAAGgaaagaattctgtgaaaatattaaaagtatacCTGACAGTGCCAGAGTTAACAGTTTAACAGGATTGTTAAATGAATTGATGTGTTCACTTCCCACGGTCGACGCAGTTGACTAGAGGAAATAATCAACAAACAAACTTTAGCCGAACCGGAATCTGATGAAGAGAACTTTGGTTCTCACAAGGTCAGATGTGATATTGAAACTTTCGAACCATATAAAACTGCGGGACCAGATGGTATATTTCCCAGACTACTCCAAGAGGGACTGGAAATAATGATGGGTTCCCTGATCCAACTATTTAGTGCTAGCTATGTTCTGGAGTACCTTACCAAATCTTGGAGAAGAGCGAGGGTGGCGTTTATTCCTAAGCCAGGAAAAACCGATTATACCTTTAGCAAAATTATACAGGCCAATAAGTCTGACTTCATTCGTGTTGCAAACCTTGGAAAAAATCTTTAATGAATATAAATCTCCTTTTTTGggcatttttattataaatcccCTTTTCACTCCTTTGGCAATTCTTCGTCAATTTATATCTTGTTCAAAAGTTTATCTAGAATCTCTATTGATTGCTTAGAATCTGCTTTTATTAGGTCAATGGGTATAGTGTCGATTCCTGAGTCTTTTAGAAGTTTTATTGTGTTTCCAATTTCTTCCCTTGTAATTTCTCCAATATTCACTTCTAGCTCTGCTGATGCTTCTTCATTCTATAACGTCTTATTTCATgttggtacatatttccttggAGTATTCCTTCCATCTTTGTATTATTTCTTTCTCATGTTGTTATCTGTTTCCTTGCTTATCCTTTACTTCTCGCATATTTCTTTGTGCTTTTCCTGTTAGGTTTCGTATTCCTCTAGTCTATTTAACATCTcatttatatagttttttttctGGTTTGTTTTTTTACTTCTGCGTTTTTGCCTTGTATTTTCTTTCAAGTGACCTCTCTTCTTCCGATCTTTCCTTTTGTAGGatttcttctttgatttttttccgTTCTTTTATCAGTTGTAGAGtatctttaattatttattttttattttctcttctgTTCAATCCGATTGTTTCTTTCGCTGTATTTATTATTCTTCTTGAAAATGCTTCCATGTTTCTTCTACTGACTCTCCAGTTTGTTGTGATACAGTTCTGTTAATTGTCAGTTTCCGCTTAAGTTATGTCATATGTATCCGCTTAAGTTTAAAGATAGTTCCAGTTATTACAAGttcattttgtttgcaaaattcGATTAGTCAATTTCGATTGTCGTTTATCTATCCTATCCCCCCTTTTCCAACCACTTGTTCATGCCCTGTATTATCGTTGCCTATTTTAGCAATAAAGTCTTAAAGTCTTCGATTATTATTTTCATATCTcttctatatttattattaaacttattatacGTTGTTTGTAGTTGTTCATAAAATTCTTCCTTTTCATCTTCATCGTTTTTATTTTTAGGAGCATATACATTACTACTATAATGTTATAGTATCTTGCCTTCAGTCGCGCTCATATAATCCTTTCTGATACTG is a window from the Diabrotica undecimpunctata isolate CICGRU chromosome 10, icDiaUnde3, whole genome shotgun sequence genome containing:
- the LOC140452533 gene encoding protein hook-like — its product is MDPSEDMCKSLAKWLQKIVPNKTRSIPEICDGVGMVDALLQISPEHFSKLESKIKRDVGANNWRLRISNLKKIVEAVIEFYQDVLTLQVLDIGVPDVNQIGENNDPVQLAKLLRLILGCAINCERKQEYITMIMEMEESIQQNIMQAIQQLDEVTGGQGRSGLSLLILDSDTRVMKLVSDLESSNKSREALTQQVETLEQQIQTLLDEKRLLHEQNQMLIEKEAKNPQENIRKQLESLKDELFKSEVIREDFKGKLFEQEKQILTYQEKINELQITANESAKLKDEIDALTESAGKVVDLELTVASYKKRLENYQDIKRNLQKLEEKQMEYIQKNMELEEELSKNSTWKAQCEVYKNQIVELQQKLDEEAQKADKATFNLDKIKAKLISLQGEKERLILERDTLKEENEELKLGPRESGAAVSQELTPTEMEKRLKLMEKENKTLRSSSQEMESKQLQLDSALNRIEKLQQKNRTLNQTVLKLEAQVEELKTQQSEIQGTSSGSSIVKEYRQKIIAYQEALASKDNELQSLQTRYNRNVGRAREVAQQLEFKSNGDSDNASLRQSTIKEIEERLITAAFNKLSLNCHRESMDERLSVLHGGQGQSFLSRQRQPTPRKPIQRFKPK